Below is a window of uncultured Cohaesibacter sp. DNA.
ATCCAAAAAGGGACGACTGACGAGATAATCCATCAGGATATAGGAATCTGTGGTGGTCGATTTGCTGCTCGTTGTACCCGTCACGAGCCCGAGAAGATCGGCTGATCCCACTCCATTGACACCGCGGATAGAGAAGCGCACTTCGACCGCATATTGATCAGATGCAATCAGTCCATAATAGATGATGGCGAAAAAAGTCGGAATGGCGATGAAAAGGAAAGACGAATATTTGACAGCAAGTCTTCTGAATTGCTGAGGTCGCATTTCCCTGATTTTTAAATTGGCATCTGACATCTGTTTAAATCGCCTGTTTCCGCTAAAATCTGTTTCTGCATCCGAATATCATGAATTCTGAACAGGGCATCCCTATCGTTTCATAAAATCCGTATGATCTTTAATCGCATCGTCCAAATCATCAAATACGGTCAGTTTACCATCGCGCACGATGATTCCCATGTCACAATAATCTTTCAATGTCCCATCGGAGTGAGACACCATGATGATATTCGCTCTTTCGAGAATATCCTGAAAGGCCCGCCTCGATTTGCGCTTGAACCGCTGGTCACCAACCGCCGTGATTTCGTCAACCAGATAGCATTGAAAATCAATTGCCAGAGACACACCAAAGGAAAGCCTGGCGCGCATACCCGAGGAGTAGGTCTTGACCGGAGCATAAAAATGAGACCCCAACTCGGCAAAATCCTGCACATAATCGATCACCTGCTCGGTGTCCTTGCCATATATGCGCGCCACGAAGCGGGTATTTTCCAGCCCCGTCAGAGAGCCGTTGAAGCTGCCCGAGAAACCGAGAGGGAAAGACACCTCGACCTCGCGCTTGATTCGCCCCCGATCGGGAAGTTCAGCCCCGGAGATCATCTTCAGCAGAGTAGACTTGCCAGCACCATTTGCCCCAATCAGCCCGATATTTCGCTTGGGGAAAGTCATGTTCAGATGCTCAAGGATAACCTTGTAGCCCCCGCCGGGGAGCTTGTATTTCTTTTCAACATTCTGAAATTTGATCATGAGCTTCTCACCCGTATCGCTCTTTCCGACGCAAGTCCGGCAAGAACAAGAAACAGCCCGAGCCCATAAAGATAAGGCAAATCAATATAGCTTCCGCGATAATTCTGGTAATAGCCCATGCGCATGGCCTCGATGCCATGCAGGATCGGATTCCAAAGGAGAATATCCCGAATGACTGCCGGAATTGATTCCAGAGAAAAGAAAATACCGGAAACCCAGAATATCGGCAGGCTGAACATGTTAAATATATTCATCCAGGAAGGAAGCTTCTCGCTGATAACCGCATTGACAACCCCAACCCCGAAGCCAAACAGGCATAGCCCGAGAAAGGCCTCAGCCATCTTGGGAATGTCGTAGGGCAAAGGTGCTCCAGTGAACAGAATGAGGCCCAATATGATGACGATAAAAATAATGAAAAAGGTCGCGACTTCCAGAATACCACGAGCAATGATGGTATCGAGCTCTTTGACGATGGGGAAATTGAGAAGCGCGATATTGGCTGTAATCGCGTTGCCACACTGAGTAGCCAGACTCTGATACAACCGATAAGGAATAATTCCCAACGCGATGAATAGACCAATATTGTCGCCGTAAGCAGGCACCGCATCGATTGCTTCATGCATCGCCGTAAAGGCGACCACCCAGACCAGAGGACCGGTGAATGCCCAAAGATAACCAAGTTTCGAGCGGCCATATCGAACGCGGGTTTCGCGCAAAATCAGCGCGCCAATCACTCTGGCTTGGACAATGAATGCATCCTTGAGCATACCGTAAATTCCATCCAATTTGCCGACCAGCGCCAATGGCAATAAAGGCACTTCAAGGAAGGCTATGGGCAACATCTAAACGCCTTTTAACCAAAAGGCAAACCTCAGTTCCATCATCTGATCATTCAGGGAACGTCTTTATCCTTTAAGAGGACAGAACCTCCGAGCTGACTCAAAAATCCAACGTCAGCTCAAAGTCCATCAATTTGGTTGTTCTTTGCAATCTCAAGATAGGCATCGCGATCAAACGTCAGTCTATTGCTTCTGCCAAATATCTGCTGCACAACAAGATTAAAATAATCACGCAATGAAAGGGCCGGGTTCCTTGCCTCTTTCGCGATCTTACTTAATTCAATCAACAACTTTGGCAAAAGGGATGGCCCCCGCTTATAATATTTTCCTGCAACAGTCAGACCGCCCAAAACCACCGGCATTTGACGACGGATCGACAGAGCGTTGCAGGTTTCCGATCTTTCTCGATAGATATCGCGGTCCTGTTGCTTCATGGCACTCTTGAGAAACATCTGGCGTGGACGAGAATGCGTCATGGGTGTCGCATCAATGATCGCAACATCCCTTTGGGGATTTTCGGTCAATTGATGCCACATGAAATCAACACCCATCGCCGCATCCCGCCCTTTGAACAAAGGCAAGACCTTTTCAAGAAAGTCACGTTTCATGACAGGCATCATCAGCTCAACCAGATTGCTATTGCGAAAGATGAAGCCCTCATTCTGAAGCGTTATCCGATGTGCCCAATAGCTCTGGGAAGTCAATGCCGGTTGCGCCAAAGCAAATCCATGAGCACTGACAATCTCGAAAAATTTAGAAACAACCTCGATATCGGCAAGAATATCGTCATCTACAAACCAGAAATAATCAAATTCTCGAAGCAATTCCGGAAAATTCACGAAGAAATCGTAGATACCGGACCATTTACCACCCTTGTAATGATGGAAATACGGCGTATCAGCGCTAGGCTCTTCTCCCAACTCGCCATAATATGAGGGAAAGAAACTGATATTGTCTTTGTTAATTTGAGAAAATGGATGGCAGGCCTTTGCGGAGCATCGCATGAGAATCATCAATTTCATAGCGGGCCTTGAATCAATCACTTGTATTAAAAATCGAATTTACACCAATATTTATAGCATTGGATCAAGTAACAACAATAGGGAATGAACGGCGTCCTAAATTAAAACGCCCCCCCTTTGAACGCAAGAACCCCCGTACTGGGTCACAGTACGGGGGTATCTTAGATATGTTTGTTATTAGCAGGCCCGGCAGCGACCTACTCTCCCACGTCTTGAGACGGAGTACCATTGGCGCAGAGGATATTAACGGCCGAGTTCGGGATGGGATCGGGTTTGGTGTCCTCGCCATAACCACCGGGCCGGCGAATAACAAACAGAGAAGCTGGTTTTTACGAAGGGATTTTAGATTTCACCGAGCGTCTTGGACGCTAACGGTGATTTTATCAAATCACCTACCGCTAGTTGACGTTTTTGCGCGGAGCAAAGAACGTCTTGAATGAATATAGACAAATGAGAGTAATCAAGCCGATCGAGCTATTAGTACCGGTAAGCTTCGCATGTTGCCACGCTTCCACACCCGGCCTATCAACGTGGTGGTCTTCCACGGCTCTGATAGGGAGAACTCGTCTCAAGGTGGGCTTCCCGCTTAGATGCTTTCAGCGGTTATCCCTTCCGCACATAGCTACCCTGCAATGCGGCTGGCGCCACAACAGGTCCACCAGAGGTGCGTCCAACCCGGTCCTCTCGTACTAGGGTCAGCTCCTTTCAATTCTCCTGCGCCCACGGCAGATAGGGACCGAACTGTCTCACGACGTTCTGAACCCAGCTCACGTACCGCTTTAATTGGCGAACAGCCAAACCCTTGGGACCTGCTCCAGCCCCAGGATGCGATGAGCCGACATCGAGGTGCCAAACAATGCCGTCGATATGGACTCTTGGGCATCATCAGCCTGTTATCCCCGGAGTACCTTTTATCCGTTGAGCGATGGCCCTTCCACGCGGGACCACCGGATCACTATGACCGACTTTCGTCTCTGCTCGACTTGTCAGTCTCGCAGTCAGGCTGGCTTATGCCATTGCACTCAACGACCGATTTCCGACCGGTCTGAGCCAACCATCGCGCGCCTCCGTTACTCTTTGGGAGGCGACCGCCCCAGTCAAACTACCCACCATGCGCTGTCCCGGATCCGGATAACGGACCGCGGTTAGACAGCCATGACAACAAGGGTGGTATTTCAAGGATGGCTCCATCCGTGCTGGCGCCCGGACTTCAAAGCCTACCACCTATCCTACACATGCCAACACAACTGTCAGCGCAAAGCTATAGTAAAGGTTCACGGGGTCTTTCCGTCTGACCGCAGGAACCCCGCATCTTCACGGGGAATTCAATTTCACTGAGTCTATGCTGGAGACAGCGGGGAAGTCGTTACGCCATTCGTGCAGGTCGGAACTTACCCGACAAGGAATTTCGCTACCTTAGGACCGTTATAGTTACGGCCGCCGTTTACCGGGGCTTCAATTCGGAGCTTTCACACCTCCTCTTAACCTTCCGGCACCGGGCAGGCGTCAGACCCTATACGTCGCCTTGCGGCTTCGCAGAGCCCTGTGTTTTTGATAAACAGTCGCAACCCCCTGGTCTGTGCCACCCGCTAATGGTTGCCCACTAACGGG
It encodes the following:
- a CDS encoding ABC transporter ATP-binding protein codes for the protein MIKFQNVEKKYKLPGGGYKVILEHLNMTFPKRNIGLIGANGAGKSTLLKMISGAELPDRGRIKREVEVSFPLGFSGSFNGSLTGLENTRFVARIYGKDTEQVIDYVQDFAELGSHFYAPVKTYSSGMRARLSFGVSLAIDFQCYLVDEITAVGDQRFKRKSRRAFQDILERANIIMVSHSDGTLKDYCDMGIIVRDGKLTVFDDLDDAIKDHTDFMKR
- a CDS encoding ABC transporter permease, whose product is MLPIAFLEVPLLPLALVGKLDGIYGMLKDAFIVQARVIGALILRETRVRYGRSKLGYLWAFTGPLVWVVAFTAMHEAIDAVPAYGDNIGLFIALGIIPYRLYQSLATQCGNAITANIALLNFPIVKELDTIIARGILEVATFFIIFIVIILGLILFTGAPLPYDIPKMAEAFLGLCLFGFGVGVVNAVISEKLPSWMNIFNMFSLPIFWVSGIFFSLESIPAVIRDILLWNPILHGIEAMRMGYYQNYRGSYIDLPYLYGLGLFLVLAGLASERAIRVRSS